Sequence from the Fusobacterium sp. FSA-380-WT-3A genome:
TTATAGGAATATCAAGACAAATTTTGGAGATTTTTAAAGAAAATAGTGGATTTTTTGATGATATATACAATCCTATAATGGAAGCTGTTATAAATTTTGTATTTTCTATAATCTTAGTAAAATTTTATGGATTAAATGGGGTTATTATAGGAACAATAATTTCAAATTTAATTGTAGTTATGGGAATAAAACCTATAATGACTTTTAATAGAGCCTTTGATAAAGGGATAATCGATTATATAAAAATATATGGAAAAAATTTAATATTAATCTTTTTTACTTTTTTTATAGGAAATTTTTTAAAGAAATATTTTATAATAAAAATTTTAAATATAAATACATGGATACTTCAAGGGGTAATACTTACATTACTCATATTATTTGTTACAGTTATAGTATTTTTAATAGATAAGGATTTTAGAAAAATATTAAAAGAAAAGAGATGGGAAAAATGAAAGAAATAAAATTTTCTGTTTTAATATCAACTTATATAAAAGAAAAACCAGAATATTTAGATAAAGCTTTAGAAAGTATTTTAGATAAACAAATTTTAAAACCAAATGAAGTAGTATTAATAAAAGATGGAAAATTAACAGAGAAATTAGATGAGGTTATAGATAAATATAAAAATAAATATGGAGAGATGTTTAAAATAATTCCCTTAGAAAAAAATTGTGGCTTAGGGGAAGCTTTAAGAATAGGGATAGAAAACTGTTCCTTTGAATATATAGCTAGGATGGATTCAGATGATATTTCAAAACCAGAAAGATTTAAGGAACAGATAGAATTTATAAAAAATAATCCAGAGTATGATGTAGTAGGTACTTTAATAGAAGAATTTGAAAATGAATTGGAGATAAAAAGAATAAGGAAAGTTCCAGAAAACTCTTTAGAAATAAAAAAGAGATTAAAGATAATCTCTTGTATAAATCACCCTACAGTAATTTTTAAAAAATCTTCAGTTTTAAAAGCAGGTAATTATTCTTCAAAGTTTCGTTATTTAGAAGATTATTATTTATGGATAAGAATGAGTAATGAAGCAAAATTTTATAATATGCAAAAATCTCTTTTATATTTTAGAGTTGTGGAAGATACTTATAAAAGAAGAGGTGGAATAAAATTCTTTTTCGAAGAGGTAAAATTTCAAAAGGAATTATTGAGAATAGGTTTCATTTGTAAAAAAGAGTATTTAAAAAATATAATGATAAGAGGTATTTTTAGAATAACCCCATATAATTTGAGACGATATATTCAAAAAAATTTTTTAAGAAAAAGTATATAGGGAGTAAATATGATAAATTATTCAGTTATAATTCCTCATTATAATTATGGGAAAAAGATAAAAAAACTATTGGATACTATTCCAGATAGAGAAGATATAGAAGTAATAATTGTAGATGACTTAAGTACAGAAAAGGAGTTAAATAATCTATTAGATACAATAAAAACTTCTAATAAAAGAAATATAAATCTTTTATATAATTCAAAAGAAAGTAAAGGACCTGGTGGAGCAAGAAATTTAGGTATAAACTCTTCTAGTGGAAAGTGGTTAATATTTGCAGATTCAGATGATTATTTTCTAGATAATGCTTTTGATGAATTTGATAAAAATAAAGATAGAGAAGAGGAAGTATTGTATTTTTATATGACAAGTATAAATGAAAAAACAGGTAAAATTTCAGATAGACATATATGGTATAATAAAAATTTAGCTAGATGTGAAGAAGAGATAAAAAAAGAAAATTATAAAAAACATATTATAAAAATAATTTCTCCATGTGGAAAAATGATAAAAAGACAGTATATATTAAAAAACAATATTTATTTTGGTAGAGGTTTTTGTGGAGAAGACCAAATATTTTCAGCTAAATTAATAGTTTTATCAAATAATATAAATGTAATTCATAATCAAGTATATTGTATTTTAAAAAGAAAAGGAAGTATTACAGAAAAAGATGAAGAAAGACTTCATTGGGAAACTTTAAATAGTTTTATAGAAGTAGATACTTTTTTAAAAGAAACTAATAATATAGATTATAGGAATTACTATATACTTTTTCTTTTTAAAAGTCTGAAATTTGGAAGAAAAACATTTTTTAAAACTTTAAAAATTATAAGAGAGAATAATTTAAAACTATTTACTAAAGAATTTTTTATTAAATTAATAAATCTTAAAATAGTGTGGAGATTTATATTGAGTAATATAAAAAATAGAAGTATTTAGAAGGGAAAATTATGGAAAAATATAAAATAAGTGTAATAATACCTGTGTATAAAGTAGAAAAATATTTAAAAAAATGTATAGATAGTGTTATTACTCAAGATTATCAAAATTTAGAAATAATCTTAGTAGATGATGGAAGTCCAGATAATTGTGGGAAAATTTGTGATGAATATAAGCCTAAAGACAGTAGAATAATAGTAGTTCACCAAAAAAATATGGGGTTAAGTGGAGCTAGAAACACAGGTCTAGATATATCTACAGGAGATTTTATCCATTTTATAGATAGTGATGATTGGATAGAGCCTAATTTATATAGTGATGTATCTCAATATTTTTATGATTACAATATGATAATGTTTGGTTATACCTACTTAGATGAAAGGGGAAATATATTAACAAAATTTATTTTAGAGAACAGTTTTAAAGGTGTAGTATTAAATCCAACTGCTTGGAATAAAATATATAGAAAAGAGTTATTTAAAGATACAAGGTTTCCTTTAGGAAAAATACACGAAGACCAATTTATAACACCCATTGTATATTTAGAAGCTAAAAAAATAAAATTAGTAAAAAAATACTATTATAACTATCTAAATAGGGAAAATTCTATAATGAATTCAGACAGAGGAGAAAAAGAGTTTCATGGATTTGAAGCTTTTATATATGTTCATAAATATTTAAAAGATAATAATTATAAAGCTGAATTTATAGAGCATAAAAAAATAGAAAAAACTTATGCTTTCAATTTTATAAATAATAAAAATTATAACTATAGAATTAAAAATTTTAAAAAGTTAAAAACTTATTTAAAAGAAATGGAAGTTTTTAATTTAAGAAATTTCTTTTTTTTAATTTTATGTTTTTTATTACCTAAAGGAATTAGAAATAAATTAGGAAATTTTTATAGAAATTATTTAAAAAAATACTCTTTTATGAGAAAGTTAAGGGAAAAAATATAATGATACAAAAACAGGAGATACTGCATAAACTTGCAATATCTCCTATTTTTCTAATTAGTTATATTTTCAACAGAATTTTTAATATCTTCCAAAAGGGTAAATCTTTTTGTATAGAGAGAACGTTTTTTTACAGGTATTTCCAGTAAATTTTTTCTCTCTATACTTTTAGGAAGTAACCAAAGTCCATTTTTATT
This genomic interval carries:
- a CDS encoding glycosyltransferase, whose amino-acid sequence is MKEIKFSVLISTYIKEKPEYLDKALESILDKQILKPNEVVLIKDGKLTEKLDEVIDKYKNKYGEMFKIIPLEKNCGLGEALRIGIENCSFEYIARMDSDDISKPERFKEQIEFIKNNPEYDVVGTLIEEFENELEIKRIRKVPENSLEIKKRLKIISCINHPTVIFKKSSVLKAGNYSSKFRYLEDYYLWIRMSNEAKFYNMQKSLLYFRVVEDTYKRRGGIKFFFEEVKFQKELLRIGFICKKEYLKNIMIRGIFRITPYNLRRYIQKNFLRKSI
- a CDS encoding glycosyltransferase family A protein, with product MINYSVIIPHYNYGKKIKKLLDTIPDREDIEVIIVDDLSTEKELNNLLDTIKTSNKRNINLLYNSKESKGPGGARNLGINSSSGKWLIFADSDDYFLDNAFDEFDKNKDREEEVLYFYMTSINEKTGKISDRHIWYNKNLARCEEEIKKENYKKHIIKIISPCGKMIKRQYILKNNIYFGRGFCGEDQIFSAKLIVLSNNINVIHNQVYCILKRKGSITEKDEERLHWETLNSFIEVDTFLKETNNIDYRNYYILFLFKSLKFGRKTFFKTLKIIRENNLKLFTKEFFIKLINLKIVWRFILSNIKNRSI
- a CDS encoding glycosyltransferase; the protein is MEKYKISVIIPVYKVEKYLKKCIDSVITQDYQNLEIILVDDGSPDNCGKICDEYKPKDSRIIVVHQKNMGLSGARNTGLDISTGDFIHFIDSDDWIEPNLYSDVSQYFYDYNMIMFGYTYLDERGNILTKFILENSFKGVVLNPTAWNKIYRKELFKDTRFPLGKIHEDQFITPIVYLEAKKIKLVKKYYYNYLNRENSIMNSDRGEKEFHGFEAFIYVHKYLKDNNYKAEFIEHKKIEKTYAFNFINNKNYNYRIKNFKKLKTYLKEMEVFNLRNFFFLILCFLLPKGIRNKLGNFYRNYLKKYSFMRKLREKI